In one Silene latifolia isolate original U9 population chromosome 10, ASM4854445v1, whole genome shotgun sequence genomic region, the following are encoded:
- the LOC141605255 gene encoding dolichyl pyrophosphate Glc1Man9GlcNAc2 alpha-1,3-glucosyltransferase, with protein MEEQEPKPPQKTATTKTILGILWFSLITTSIKLLLIPSYHSTDFEVHRNWLATTHSLPLSLWYSDTTSPWTLDYPPFFAYFEFILSFFARFFDPTIVDLHKGLNFEAYSVILFQRCTVIVSDFVLYYAAYRISRKTGSLQKCLLWILVIWSPGLLIVDHMHFQYNGFLLGLLMLSISALIEGRDLVGGFLFAVLLCFKHLFAVAAPVYFVYLLRHYCRGGLIKGFGRLLVMGTAVLAVFVAAFGPFVYYDQMLQVIQRMFPFGRGLCHAYWAPNFWVFYILADKLLAFLLRRVGFNVERPAASFTGGLVGDSSPFAVLPQISPMVTFVMVLLAMSPCLIKAWRNPQPSKIARWIAYAYTCGFLFGWHVHEKASLHFVIPLAILAIESVGDAKHYFLLSTVSYYSLFPLLFEAREYPIKVTLLLLHCILSWFGYSSLFSGESSSNSTSGSLKKGDKLRSNSDTVSSSDKGKFDIGWICKSYLLGLVVVEIWGQFLHPIILGDKLPFLPLMSISVYCAFGIMYSWIWQLKFILASA; from the exons atggAAGAACAAGAACCGAAACCGCCACAAAAAACCGCCACAACAAAAACCATCTTAGGAATATTATGGTTCTCCCTAATCACAACCTCTATTAAACTCCTCTTAATCCCATCTTACCATAGCACGGATTTCGAAGTTCATCGCAATTGGCTTGCAACAACACATTCTCTCCCTCTTTCTCTTTGGTATTCCGACACCACTTCTCCTTGGACACTCGATTACCCTCCTTTCTTTGCTTATTTTGAATTCATTCTCTCTTTTTTCGCGCGTTTTTTTGATCCCACCATTGTTGATCTTCATAAAGGTCTCAACTTTGAGGCTTATTCCGTCATTTTATTCCAGCGTTGTACCGTCATTGTATCGGATTTTGTGCTATATTACGCTGCGTATCGGATTAGTCGAAAAACGGGGTCTTTGCAAAAGTGTTTGTTGTGGATTTTGGTGATTTGGTCACCTGGGTTGTTGATTGTGGATCATATGCATTTTCAGTATAATGGGTTTTTGTTAGGTTTGTTGATGCTATCGATTTCGGCGTTGATTGAAGGAAGGGATTTGGTTGGTGGGTTTTTGTTTGCGGTTTTGCTTTGTTTTAAGCACTTGTTTGCTGTTGCTGCGCCTGTTTATTTTGTGTATTTGTTGAGGCATTATTGTAGAGGAGGCTTGATTAAGGGTTTTGGACGGCTTTTGGTGATGGGTACTGCGGTTTTGGCGGTTTTTGTGGCGGCTTTTGGGCCGTTTGTGTATTATGATCAG ATGCTTCAAGTCATCCAACGAATGTTTCCTTTTGGCAGGGGTCTATGCCATGCATACTGGGCTCCTAACTTCTGGGTTTTTTACATCTTGGCCGACAAATTACTTGCTTTTCTTCTCCGAAGGGTAGGTTTCAACGTTGAAAGACCAGCTGCCTCATTCACCGGTGGGCTAGTTGGAGACTCTTCACCATTTGCTGTATTGCCACAG ATTTCCCCTATGGTAACCTTTGTGATGGTGTTACTTGCCATGTCCCCTTGCCTTATCAAAGCCTGGAGAAATCCACAGCCAAGTAAGATTGCTAGATGGATAGCTTATGCTTACACTTGTGGATTTTTATTTGGATGGCATGTCCATGAAAAGGCATCACTCCACTTCGTAATCCCCCTTGCGATTCTTGCAATAGAAAGCGTCGGTGATGCAAAGCATTATTTTTTGCTGTCTACTG TTTCCTACTACTCCCTTTTCCCACTGCTATTTGAAGCAAGAGAGTATCCAATAAAAGTCACATTACTGCTGCTACACTGCATTCTTTCGTGGTTCGGTTACTCTTCATTATTTTCCGGGGAATCATCCTCAAATTCTACCAGTGGTTCACTGAAGAAAGGTGACAAATTGAGATCCAACAGTGATACCGTCTCTTCTTCCGACAAGGGAAAGTTTGATATTGGATGGATTTGTAAGAGCTACTTATTGGGTCTCGTGGTTGTCGAAATATGGGGTCAGTTTTTACATCCCATCAttcttggggacaagcttccCTTTTTACCTTTGATGTCAATTTCTGTATATTGTGCTTTCGGAATCATGTACTCTTGGATTTGGCAACTTAAATTTATTCTCGCCTCCGCTTGA
- the LOC141605256 gene encoding pentatricopeptide repeat-containing protein At3g14730: MSFASTCSIQAAVKQNINTIPGCISFLQSFARQSSISKGKELHSWMLRHNLLTSPLSITSLINMYSKCNHMSYAMSVFETLGNFRNVYAYNAIIAGFVGNNRYDQGFKLYLDMRYQGVSPDKFTFPCVIKGCSEVVEMRKIHALLFKCGLDLDEFIASALVNCYLKFKAMNDAYKVFHDLPARDVVLCNAMINGYVHIGEFIMALEIFRLMNKGEATPNNFTITGSLSALSMSGDIDNGYTMHGFVIKKGYESVLEISNALIDMYGKCKLLDDAILVFNSMAVKDIFSWNTLLGVHQQSGDYHGTMELFHKMSDAGVRPDLVTVTTVLPACPPLMALFHVKEIHKYMIANGMGSFRNTNDFEDLFVSNTLLDAYVKCGSMAYAYRVFNTMTLKDVASWNIMIMGYGMDGHGNEALSMFDFMCADQITPDEITFIGVLSACSHSGFLRQGREYLSQMKSLYGLVPKIEHYACVIDMLGRAGQLDEAYELLVTMPIESNDVAWRCFLAACTLHGNASLAEVAVKKLLELDPDHCGSYVLMSNVYGASGRYEEVSDVRLMMRGQNVKKKPGYSWIEVNNKIHSFITGDREHPEADSIYCSLNSLMALCEHGYSFSV; the protein is encoded by the coding sequence ATGTCATTTGCCTCAACATGCTCAATCCAGGCTGCTGTTAAACAAAATATTAACACAATTCCTGGATGTATATCCTTTTTACAATCGTTTGCTCGTCAATCTAGCATCTCAAAAGGCAAAGAACTTCATTCATGGATGTTGAGGCATAACCTTTTGACCTCACCTTTATCAATTACAAGCCTTATAAACATGTACTCGAAATGCAATCACATGTCATATGCCATGTCAGTTTTTGAAACACTGGGAAATTTTCGTAATGTCTATGCTTACAATGCAATTATTGCTGGGTTTGTTGGCAATAATCGGTATGATCAAGGTTTCAAATTATATTTGGATATGAGGTATCAAGGTGTTTCACCCGACAAGTTTACTTTTCCTTGTGTAATCAAAGGTTGTTCCGAGGTTGTCGAGATGAGAAAGATTCATGCTTTGTTGTTTAAGTGTGGGTTGGACCTCGATGAATTCATCGCAAGTGCTTTGGTTAACTGTTATTTGAAATTTAAGGCTATGAATGATGCTTACAAAGTGTTCCATGATTTGCCTGCGAGGGATGTTGTGCTGTGCAACGCTATGATCAATGGTTATGTTCACATAGGGGAATTTATAATGGCTTTGGAAATATTTAGATTGATGAATAAAGGCGAGGCAACGCCAAATAACTTTACTATAACCGGGTCTTTATCAGCTTTATCTATGAGTGGAGACATTGACAATGGATACACAATGCACGGGTTTGTGATAAAAAAAGGTTATGAGTCTGTTCTTGAAATCTCAAATGCATTGATTGATATGTATGGGAAATGCAAACTTCTTGATGATGCTATTCTAGTTTTCAATTCCATGGCAGTGAAGGATATATTCTCTTGGAACACGCTTCTGGGTGTCCATCAACAATCTGGTGATTATCATGGGACAATGGAACTTTTTCATAAGATGTCAGACGCCGGTGTTAGACCTGATTTAGTCACTGTTACTACAGTACTTCCTGCTTGCCCCCCTTTGATGGCATTGTTTCATGTTAAGGAGATCCACAAGTACATGATTGCAAATGGCATGGGTAGCTTTAGAAATACCAATGATTTTGAGGACTTGTTTGTAAGTAATACTCTTTTAGATGCGTATGTCAAATGTGGAAGTATGGCATATGCATACCGGGTTTTTAACACTATGACCCTCAAAGATGTGGCATCTTGGAACATCATGATCATGGGATATGGCATGGATGGTCATGGCAATGAGGCCCTATCCATGTTTGATTTTATGTGTGCAGACCAGATTACACCTGACGAGATCACATTTATCGGTGTCTTGTCTGCATGCAGTCATTCGGGATTTTTGCGCCAGGGCAGGGAGTACCTGTCACAAATGAAATCTCTATATGGTTTGGTTCCTAAGATTGAGCATTATGCCTGTGTGATTGATATGCTTGGTCGGGCAGGGCAACTTGACGAGGCTTATGAATTGCTAGTTACAATGCCTATTGAGAGTAATGATGTGGCATGGAGGTGTTTCTTAGCTGCATGTACGCTCCATGGGAATGCTTCTCTTGCTGAGGTGGCTGTCAAGAAGTTATTGGAACTTGACCCTGACCATTGTGGGAGTTATGTATTGATGTCTAATGTTTATGGAGCAAGTGGTCGGTATGAAGAGGTGTCTgatgtaagattgatgatgagaGGGCAAAACGTTAAAAAAAAGCCCGGTTATAGTTGGATTGAGGTCAATAATAAGATTCATAGTTTTATTACTGGTGATCGGGAGCACCCTGAAGCCGACTCAATTTACTGCAGTTTAAATTCATTGATGGCACTTTGTGAGCATGGATATTCTTTTTCAGTATAG